From the genome of Branchiostoma floridae strain S238N-H82 chromosome 8, Bfl_VNyyK, whole genome shotgun sequence:
ttggaatttgcatttggcattctatgaaattacatgacattgtatttgttttctgatatttttttcaattcacaGCATGCTTTTTACTATTTACAGtaaagtttaaaactttttttaatgaaaaaaaaacaactttcaattGAATGATGCACACACGGATgattataatcaaatcaacatgaccttaatCAGAGAAGAAGACCAGTTTGTCCAATACCTGGAGTCAATGTTGTTATTCCTCAAGCTCAGTCCTCGTGGTTGTGACTCTGTTACTGCATCAAAACTGGCAAATATGAACTCCTCCATACAGCCCAGTAGTGCTGAGGTCACCCCAGGTATGACGGTGGTGTTGGCTCCTCCCACATACAGGGCTGTAACATGGAGGGGCTTCAACATCTCACCAGAACCTGTGGTCGGAATAAACGGTCCAGTTTAGAACATTTATATATCATTACAAAACATGAACACAATACTACCAGTAGACTAGCCCCCTACATCGcaaaaagttgtgtggcccagggctactgaaacggagatgggcgccaccctatgcTCCAtgaggcgcgggaaggactttgacaaAACATGGCTTCGGTTGGTGTAGACCACATTTCATGATAATGAAAGGAGACATTGCTTTCTTAAGTTTTTGACCATTGATTTGAGTTTGGTCCGGAGTTAGCCCAAAATGTAGTTTAAGCCAATATTGAGCTGCTGTGGTAAAAGTACGTAGCTTTGATGACAAAGAGCACACACTTACAGTTTTTATCTAACTCAacataaaaacaatgaaaacataatGTTTGGGATTTTAGTCCAGCACAGGTAGTGCTCATCAACATATACTACAGGTATAACTGTTAGCTAACCGTAGTGGTTTCGTGATTTATGGTACAGGTACATATTATCTGGTATATCATAAGCTTAGAGTAAATGTCGTAATCTTTAACATATATTGCATATATAGCCTTGACGATTTCATGATAGTTTTACATGATACACATATtctatacataacgttatatcttatgCATCGTTTCGACATTTACCATACGTCACTAATGCCGCAGCATGCCCATTGCCGTCAAACAGGACAGCCTTGTCGCCCTGACGGACCACGCGGACTTCCTGCCACTCTCCGTCGTTAAATGTCGACTCACTTGTAGTTTTCATCGCATCCCTTCCTCGCCCCTGTAAGGCACAACTGGACAGCTAACCAATGTGAACACTCCCGGCCGCAGCAGAATGTCATAGCCATCTTTTGGTAAACGTAGCGTTAGTAAAATGTTACACTGTGTGCTTAAAAGTACGAAAATAAACATTACTGAAGCGCCATTCAAGTTTAAAGAAAGCCTACGTGTCAAATGAAATCTGACATATGCAACGAGACATGTTGAATtgaattctacatgtacatgtccgtGTCAGATAAAACTTACCGTAGCAAAGGAACCACCATATATAAAACGAAAGTATCGGTGTCAAATGACACCCTACATGCCAAAGGAAACCCTACATACAGTATAGGTTGCAACACGTTGAAATAAAATCCAATACTCGATGTGGCACGATTCATTTAGCGTTAacgttaagtttttttttctatcaacgTTAATCTTCTTTTCCCTAAGTACTGTTTGACGTGAAACTTGAGACATTGCGTTTTCTTGCTTTAGTTctaaactacaaatgtattttcccGGAGCGCACACTGCCCGATATCCTTACCTCTGTGTTGAGCCGAAGCACCAGTGCGCCATTCCTCAGGTACAAGGCCAGCCATCCACCAGGACCGCCGAAGAAGAATAGGAGCCCAGCCTTCATTCTGGTCGAAAAAAAAGCAGACCGACACATGCAACATTACACCATGTCCTTTCAATAGTCAGAACACTTTATTGTGGCCTGTATATGAAGATTTGGATGCTTACACTTGATGGAAGTAGGACGCAAATCCTCAGTTGAACCTTTACCACTTAGCAAAACATAATTCAACCGTAATTATTTGCCCTCAAGCATGTTGACTTTCGCCACAATGATAGAAGTaatgttgaatagaaatgtaATAATAGGAAGCAATATGGCTAGTATATGAGGACAATTTGCAACGGTGTACTTTCGAAATAGGCAAATCACTGGTCCGATAGAAACTTCTCTCAACATGGACACGAGAGAAACTTCTCTCAGCATGAACATTTACTGAAATTGCTGAAATAAAAGAGGGAAACGAACTGCTGAAATAAGAAAATCCCGAATCGCGAAACAAGCCACCAACAAGTGAGTTCAGCGTGCAAAGAATTTGGCATAAATCAAAGTTGAGTTAATAAGTGATTCAAGTATCACTGGTCGACTCCTCCTTACTTAAGCTGATTTTTACTATTTTCAGGATCCAACAGGGTCTGGTAAACACAATACCCGGCATGAGGTATCATCCAGCTTCGCAACAGGCCAGGCGCTTAGCAATATTCCGACAATATCTGTTTGAAATTCTGGCAATACCTTGTTCTGAACTTGAATCCAATGAATGTCTGGTTCTTCGGGCTGACATCTACGTCCAGATGTACATACGAGTCAACCGAAGTAAACGTTGCCGACGTCCCAGAGAAGCAGGAGTTGGCGGGGCACATCGGCGATACCCAGTGCTTCACGTCTGCGCTGTTGAAGTCAAGTGTCCTCCCCTCCAACCCCACGTCAATGAAGCTGATACACGGGATCAGGTCCTTATTCAGCTTCTCCGTTTTCATCTGATCAACAATGGTATCAGCAAAGGTCAGGAGTATTATATTAGCTGTCACACTGGTGTAATCAGCACATTCTACATGACCCAAATGATTTTACATTTACTGAATGATTGATTTTggcgcacatacacacatacacgcattcacacacgtacacacacaagcacaaacaTTGGAACTGCTTCCCACAAGAAGTTGTGATAGTTCCCAGACGGACAGAAGTGCAAAACTAGTTCGCAGTCGTACGCACAATACGCGCCTTATACGCATCTCaatctgtttgtgtttttgtttaagGTACGCTTACTGGACCGTACTGTGCGTATGACTGAAACTGACGCAACGACCGAGATGCTTTTGAGGTGCATATTGTTTGAATTACTGTGTGTGAAAAAGAGTCTTGATACGCACGCTTGTGTGACTGAACTCCAACAAACGTGCACGTAAGGGAATacaaacacgtacacacatcAACACTCCGCGAcgtatacacacagacacaccaacaCATCCTtgcgcacacacatgcacagagcCACGCGCAATTGCAAGTACGTACACTCGAGCAACAACCACACCAGGATACACATTAATAATTAAAAGCACACGcgtgcacacacagacacgcatgACACCGAAATACGTACGTCAAAGACGCATGTACGTACACACGTGAACACAAAAGATACCCAGGCAAGGCACATAGTCCCACTCTTCCTCTTTGAAACGTACCATTACATGTGAGTTGACCCCTCCAATAACGAGGCTGCCTAACATGTCAGTTGTGAAGCTCGGTCCCTGGATGCCGGGTGTTGATGTGGATAACATCACCGTGCGCCCGTCCACCGTGACATTGGCGTGTTCCGGCTGCCGCAGCCCGACGATAGTCACCTCAGTGTACCGGCTGTCAGGGACATCTGCAAACACTCCAGAAGGACCTGTGCCgccagacatctgcttggaagtaAGCAAAAGCAACTTGACTGACGCCTGTTAATGTCCATACATTAACAGACGTAAGTCATGCAATTGTGGGCATTGTAATGGCTCATGTAACTCGGTAAgtgaaaattgttttgaaatgcCAAGTAGAAGAACATATGCATAATTGATAAGGAACCTTAAAGattgaatcaccactcctgacgaaggtcgacggagttcgaGGGGAGAAATTTGTTTATGTTGaatgacagttgaaaatttCAATATggattgtaccaacacagatgagcttgcATGCTAACCTTAAAGATTGTTGACGGAATTATATACATATTGGTGGTTGATTGAGGTAGTTCTAtttaatgagggtctgcatgctcttttctgtaaggtgtaggcagcctatttttatttcccgtaactcgtagggaaaaccatcttatctatgtaattcgtagcgaggcgaccaattTTAGTgcaattgccttccttgatgtagcgtaatacgtagggagTTCTTCTAAATTCagtgtaaatcgttgtcggtttacccccatgcagaccgtCTTTAATAAATGGCGACGATTATTTACCTCTACAAGTGTATCGTTCAAGTTCATCTCTATGTATATCCCGTTGTTGTACACGCCGATGGCGAAGTAGGTGTTGCCGCTACCTCTCTGGTACAGGAGAAGTCCCCCGTCCTTGTTGCAGTGCCGGAAACTGAACTTGAGCTGGTCGCCTGCCCCCAGTAGAAGCGGGACTGCCTGTGTCAGGTTGTTCTCTGGAACCCGTAGGTAGTACATGATGTAACCTCCTTTATCAACGAACACCTCGCTGTGAACTGACAACACTGGGGGAAAAAGAAATGCACCCGTTACAAAGGATTTTTGaccattatgttgtactgtgtaATGTAAAATACTGTAGAAGACGGAATTAACTGTACACTGTAATGCTCGTCAACAGAAGGACCTGACTCTGCAACAGTACTAGTCACTCGCCTTACTCTAGTAGTGACTAACCACCACTGCGGAGGACAATAAATTCCATCACAGCTATACTGAAAGTTATTGCGCCACCAACTTGGCCGGCATCCAAAAGTAGTATTTTATTAACCTTTTGACCATTGCGCATTTTTTTACTGTGTTGTCGCTTTTCAAGCGAGAGTTAAAAACGTACTATTACCAGTTCGACCAAAGGCTGTTCATATAACATATCTGTCTATGATAGAAGATCGTTTCCTCCCCCAACCAACCGCCCCTAAGATCAGTCTTTTAAAGTCTTAAGTCTATAACGCCAGATTTCTTACTACTGTGCACGTGCCGTGTGTTGGCGGAAGAATCTATATCTACTCGACACTGGGTTTCACCGGAAACAAACCGTTGAAGAATAGCAATCCCAATAGATGTCTgtttcacaacaacaacaagtgatAGTAGTATGTCCTATATAATGCTGTATAAGTGGTTCATACACAAACATTAAGGGAAAGTGTTTCTTAATGTTTATTTTGTGAGATAAAAGGGTCCATATGTTCACTAAGAAGTCACATAGTTACAACTGAACCATTCTAAACCAGTTCGAATCACCAGAAAGGCGCAATGAGACTCGTCACATGTCAAGTACCTAATAATGTTAAAATCTCAATCCTATGCTgcaactagtctgtgtaacacaaactccgctgtccagggctgtaactggcccctcccccggcggatgtttggcgggctgctataagcgagatttgaTCAGGCTATGCTGCGACAAGTATGTACAGACTTACCTTGAACAGAGAAAAGTATCCAAAAACCCCACGCTGAAGACATGTCTGAACTCTGAGTTTGGAAAGGAGTCAGCGGCGAATGTTTCCTGTTACGTTGTTGACGTCTATTAACCTTAACGCACTTGGTAACTTGCGTTCTATAACAAAACCTCTTTATACTACGCCTTCTGCAAAAACAATGAAACCTGTTTGCACAGTTCAGTATCAAGCAAACTGCGTGAGCAACTATTGACCGTGCAAAGTGTTAATCATTAAACTTAAGCACCGCCCACCTGGATCACGCCACGCCGAGACttaacatgacgtcatcacgtGGTCATGTAACTTCGGCGGGAACCCTGTGTACACATGTCAGTCGGCTTTCCTTATTGGCACGGCTGTTTGAAACAGGGAAAACCGACTGACGTGAACTTTAATTGGGGCAGTCCAAGTTGCTGAACAATTCCTGAGCGCACTCCAGTGTCATAGAGAGCCTCTCCCTTAAGGttgggtcacacctgcgtatatatttaagtctgtatgaggcgcgcattggagtattagcctccaccaggctccacaggtcgttgtaaaaatgatagaaattggacaaccgtaaacaggtaacatgtcagacgagttagctgggtcgctaaccataattctcggtcagctaactcatctggcatgttatgtatctatatttgtccaatttgtactatttttcccgcgacctgtggagcctggtagaggctaagagcgtcatacgcacctcaaacggacttgaatatatgcgtatgtgtgaacccacctttagccTCTgtcaggctccgtggatcggtggtctaattgtagaaattggacaaatagagtcaatagtacgccaGGGGAGTCAGCCGACCAGAAAATTCGTGGTGAGGAAATGATTGAAGAAGGGGTCATGGAAAAGTGAAAGCGTGGTGGTTCTGTTACCTTATTTTGAATAAGCTTtgatttttatctatttatttcttaaacATTTTTCATTGGGTTTCCAAAGATGAGAGTTATGTTCTTCCTTGCAAATGTAATCTGTTGCGTACAGGTTTCCTGTAATTTTGCCCTATACACTCACGCTTTCAATAAATGTTTACACGAAATGTACAACGTTTGATTCATTTGTTTGTAGGTGATCAGTTTGGTGTCTGCCACGGATTTCACATCTGACTTGTGGCATTAAGTACAGGAACTGTTTAGAGTGACTGTGAGATTTAGCAAAGTTAGGATCAGGTCAAGACGTCGTGACACTAGAGAAGGTGGTCCGAAGTTTGGTTGGtttgaactttatttattcatgaaagctcaaatcggccagcaggcttcttttcattgaggtcatgagggaggtaaaggtcagatgaaatataccaaagatacagattacatggaGTCCTAATAAATTTATCAACCATTATCGctacacatacatggtataAAATATATATTAGGGCGAAAAGCTCAGCGTTCATTTGTGCTAATCTGTGTGCGTTCATTTTGGTCATTACTTTACTAGTAAGAACATGCAtcggtgtaagacgtgtagtTGGGTCCCAATAATATTATGCGGACAGCTCTCCGCTAGACCCTTTCGATCGTCTGCAATGGCGAACCCGGAATGCCAGAAGGGGGCAGCAGACTAAAATATTCCGAGAGCCACAACCGCCCCACACGCATATAGGCCCAAGACCAGGATGGATAGAGGGGTCACTGAGGTATGCGGAAAATAGAAAACCCCAATCCTTTACCTGGACGTCTGGGGCCTTAAGAACCGTCGGATACTAAAACAGGGAGGCCGGGACTGcgcaaaaaaattaaaaactgaACCATTCAGAAATCACTACTCAGAAGTTCTTTCCTCCTTGACCCGACCCCTTTACAGCCCACAGATTCCCTtgtcacccccaccccccctgaCTCCGCCCCAGTAGAAGTAGTATAATCTCCACTGTCACATGGATTCAAAAGGTGTCTAAATTCCACCTGGCTTCGGCGCGCAGGCCAGGTGTGGCACTATCTGAATACTCGAGGACTGGTCCAATGTAAGACGCAAACTAAGACAAGGTTGTCGGTGGAATTCTGAAATGGTTTCTGTTTACGAAGAAGGAACAGGTGCTGGCAGATTTACTGCAAATGGAGTCCATATGGGAGTTCCATTGTAAGTCGGACTGAAGAAAGACTCCCAAGATCTTCATTACTAACACCTGTTGTTGTTGGGGTGTTGGATACAGAACAGTTCTGAATCGGATATGCAGCACATAGTACGTTTCTTAGGATGTAGCTTCATGTGACTAGCGCGAGACCAGAAGTCCAAGTCGCTGCATATTAGAAAAACTTGAATCTGGGATTCTTGTTTCTAATGAGTCTATGTCAACTACAAATTTCCAGCATTTGGAGGCAGCCTGATATGCGCAAGGAAAATCAATCGTCCGAGTATTG
Proteins encoded in this window:
- the LOC118420932 gene encoding protein crumbs homolog 1-like isoform X2, with protein sequence MYYLRVPENNLTQAVPLLLGAGDQLKFSFRHCNKDGGLLLYQRGSGNTYFAIGVYNNGIYIEMNLNDTLVEMSGGTGPSGVFADVPDSRYTEVTIVGLRQPEHANVTVDGRTVMLSTSTPGIQGPSFTTDMLGSLVIGGVNSHVMMKTEKLNKDLIPCISFIDVGLEGRTLDFNSADVKHWVSPMCPANSCFSGTSATFTSVDSYVHLDVDVSPKNQTFIGFKFRTRMKAGLLFFFGGPGGWLALYLRNGALVLRLNTEGRGRDAMKTTSESTFNDGEWQEVRVVRQGDKAVLFDGNGHAAALVTYGSGEMLKPLHVTALYVGGANTTVIPGVTSALLGCMEEFIFASFDAVTESQPRGLSLRNNNIDSRHVVFEGCTESESCDPRCPSPAQTCSLGVCDCAPGHSEVTRDPLVCSDIDDCAEEPCVHGVCTDQPNDYICECTPEYKGRNCSVESSCYKFPCSNGATCVEDQTSPPGIESRTCHCFQGYEGVNCSKDIDECSENVCVANITRACVNYPGGFSCLCVEGWTGQDCSEEITPCHEHPCGLGICNVTTGGYNCTCPDGTIGQECARILALYRQSHLPIVIGVAVVITIVLCALLYILLKKGKCKGMEICLKSKIFGDRGYRYRDIYAVS
- the LOC118420932 gene encoding protein crumbs homolog 1-like isoform X1, coding for MSSAWGFWILFSVQVLSVHSEVFVDKGGYIMYYLRVPENNLTQAVPLLLGAGDQLKFSFRHCNKDGGLLLYQRGSGNTYFAIGVYNNGIYIEMNLNDTLVEMSGGTGPSGVFADVPDSRYTEVTIVGLRQPEHANVTVDGRTVMLSTSTPGIQGPSFTTDMLGSLVIGGVNSHVMMKTEKLNKDLIPCISFIDVGLEGRTLDFNSADVKHWVSPMCPANSCFSGTSATFTSVDSYVHLDVDVSPKNQTFIGFKFRTRMKAGLLFFFGGPGGWLALYLRNGALVLRLNTEGRGRDAMKTTSESTFNDGEWQEVRVVRQGDKAVLFDGNGHAAALVTYGSGEMLKPLHVTALYVGGANTTVIPGVTSALLGCMEEFIFASFDAVTESQPRGLSLRNNNIDSRHVVFEGCTESESCDPRCPSPAQTCSLGVCDCAPGHSEVTRDPLVCSDIDDCAEEPCVHGVCTDQPNDYICECTPEYKGRNCSVESSCYKFPCSNGATCVEDQTSPPGIESRTCHCFQGYEGVNCSKDIDECSENVCVANITRACVNYPGGFSCLCVEGWTGQDCSEEITPCHEHPCGLGICNVTTGGYNCTCPDGTIGQECARILALYRQSHLPIVIGVAVVITIVLCALLYILLKKGKCKGMEICLKSKIFGDRGYRYRDIYAVS